GCGAATGAGGGCACGCGCTTCGATCGCGCCTTCGCAACCGCACCCATCACCCTCACCTCACACGCCAGCCTGCTGACTGGCCGCTATCCTCCCGGACATGGTGCCCGGGACAACGGCACACCGATGCGCGGCAACGTGCCCACGCTGGGCACCGTTCTGCACGATCGCGGCTTTGCGACGGCGGCGTTCGTCGCCGCGTTCCCGCTCGATCGTCGCTTCGGCCTCACCCGAGGCTTCGACGTGTACAGCGATCGGATGCCGCGATCATCCGATGGCCGTCTCCAGAACGAGCGACCGGGCCGACAGGTAGTGGACGAAGCCATCGCATGGATGAACGGTCGTGACGCCCGGTTCTTCGTCTGGGTACACCTGTTCGAGCCGCACGCACCCTACGGCGATCCGGTCCGCGATGCCGGCAGGCCAGCCGTCGCGCGGTACGACGACGAGATCGCGACCGCAGACCGCGAGACGGGCCGCCTGATCGATGCCCTTGGCTCCCGACTCCGGGACACGCTCGTCGTCGTGGCCAGCGATCACGGCGAGGCGTTCGGCGAGCACGGCGAGATCGGCCACAGCCTGTTCGTCTATGACACGACCTTGCGAGTGGCCCTGCTGTTCCGCGGCCCCGGCGTGCCGGCCGGCCGGACCGCGGCCGCACCCGTCAGCCTCGTCGATGTCGTGCCCACCGTGATGGGACTGCTCGGCCTTTCCCGGCTGGACGCCGACGGAATCGATCTCCGGCCCGTGATCGACGGCGCCCCAGGCCCGGCCCGGGAACTCTACGCGGAATCGTTCGCGCCGCTGGTGGACTTCGGCTGGAGCCCGCTCAGAACCGTCCGGCAAGGACGCTGGAAGGCCATCGCAGCACCGCGCCCGGAACTGTTCGACGTCGAGCGGGATCCGGACGAGCGCGACGACCTGGCCGTGCAATCCACCGATGCGACGAAGGCGGCGCTCGCTGGCCTGTTGTCACGTGCCGACCGGTATTCGGGCTCCGATTTGCCGGCGGCCGACCGCCCGGCAGCCGGCGGTAGCGGGCAATCTACTGACGACGCCCGGTCGCGACTGAGCGCGCTTGGCTACGTGCAGGGAGGGCGAGCAACCGTGCGCGGCAGGCCGGATCCGAAGGACCGGCGTGGCCTCGCGGCGCGCATCGCGCAGGTGACGTCGGGAGAAATCACGGGCGACGCCCTGGTCGTGTCGCTGCGGTCGATCCTGCGGGAAGACCCGGGCAACGGGCAGATGCACCTGCGCCTTGGCGATGCGCTCATCGGACGTGGCTCGATCCCGGAAGCGGAGGCTCAGTTCGCGGCCGCCCTCTCGGCGGAGGTCCCGGGCGCCGACCCGTACATCGGGCTGGCATTCTGTCAGGCGAAGCACGGAGCACTCGACGCCGCCCTCCGCACGCTGCGCACCGCCGACAGGATCGATCCCGCGAACCCGGTCGTGCTGGCGAACATCGGCGTTCTCGAAGCCCGACGTGGACAGCAACGAACGGCCGCCGCAGCTTTGCGCCAGGCTCTCGAACTCGACCCCGACCTCCACGAGGCCCGTTTCAACCTCGCCTTGGCGCTCGCCCGGGCAGGTCAGCGGGCCGGGGCCGCACACGAGGCCCAGGAACTGCTTCGGCGCCTCCCGCTCGGTGCCCCGCAGCGTCCCGAAGTGGAACGACTGCTGGCGGCGCTTCGTTGAGGGTCCACAAGTCGGGGCACCGATCCAACCGTCTGGATGAATCCGGCCAAGATTTTGGAGTTCAAACCAGGACTCGCGCACTCCACAGTAGAATCATCCAGTCCTGTCAACGACTTAGCGCCGTACCCCACAGCTGAGCCAATGGCCTGCGGCTTGCGTTGTCGAAGTGCAGGTTTCCCTCGAGCCATTGTTGTATCCACCGACCGTCGGCGTATCCGGAACGAGGAGGGTTAGGCATGAGACGAGTTGTACTCTTGTCGGTCGTATTCGCCCTGTTGCTGGCGTTGCCCGCGATGGCACAGCAGACGACAGGCACAATCGCCGGGAAGATCGTCGATCAGCAGGGAGCCATCATCCCTGGCGCGAGCATCACGGCAACCAACGCCGCCACCGGCTTCAACCGGACCGTGGTGTCGGATGCGGTCGGCCTGTACCGAATTGCCGCGCTGCCAGTCGGCACCTACGACGTGAAGGTCGAACTCTCCGGGTTCCAGCCGACGGAGCGGAAGGGCGTCGTAGTCAACCTGGGTCAGTCGATCGACATCGAGTTGCAGCTCCGCGTGGCGTCGATGGCCGAGACGGTGACTGTGACCGGCGAGACCCCGCTCATCGAGACGACCTCATCGGCGGTCGGTGGCGTCGTTGACGTGAACAAGATCGAGGCCATGCCGCTCAACGGCCGGCAGTTCGCCAACCTGGCGATGACGATCGCGGGCGTCGGCATGGGGTTCCACTCCGACCCGACCAAGAGCACCCAGTATTCGCCGCAGATTGCGGGCGGCAACGGCCGCAACGTGAACTACCAGATTGACGGCGGCGACAACAACGACGACACGGTCGGCGGCCTGTTGCAGCTCTTCCCGCTCGAGGCGATCCAGGAATTCAACATGATCACCTCGCGCTACAAGGCGGAGTACGGCCGCAGCAACGGCGGCGTCATGAACATCGTGACCAAGGGCGGCACCAACAAGTTCGGCGGCTCGTGGTTCACGATGCTGCGCGACAAGTCGCTGAATGCCGAGACGCAGAGCGAGAAGATGGCCGACGTCGCCAACGTCGCGGCGGGCACACCGGCCACCGGCAAGAACGCCTATCGCCGCTACCAGTTCGGCGGGTCGTTCGGCGGGCCGATCGCGCTCAACAAGGCCCACTTCTTCGTCGCGGCCGAACGGACGTCGCAGACCACCAAGCAGATCGTCGACACGTTCGGCATGTTCCCGTCGCAGGACGGCGCATTCGACATCCCGGTGACGGAGAACCTCTTTACCGGCAAGGCCACGATGAACCTCACGCCGAACCAGTACCTCTCGGTTCGGTACGGCCGGAACACCAACGCGCAGGTCTACAACGCGAGCAAACGCTCGGTCCCCGACAACTGGGGCGACAGCACGAACACGTTCAACTCGATCAACGCCAACCACAACTGGGTGCTCGGCGGGACGAAGCTGAACGAGTTCATCTTCCAGTACGCCGACTTCCAGAACAACATCACCTCGCGGTCGAACCAGCCGCAGGAGTCGTTCCCGAACGGCGTGACGATCGGCTACAACAGCAACACGCCGCAGACCACCATCCAGCACAAGTTCCAGTTCCGCGACGACTTCTCCTGGCACATGGCCGGCAAGGGCGGCCTCGGCCACGACTTCAAGACGGGCGTGAACGTCATCTATGAGCCGCGACTGTTCATCACCTTCAACGCCGGGTCGGGCGCCTACGCGTACACGCACCTCGACAACACCCGGACCGGGCCGATCAGCGCCATCAGCCTCGGGTCGGCCGGGGCGGGCGTGAACCTGCCGATGAACCAGTACGGGGTCTATTTCCAGGACGACTGGCGCGTCAACGACCGCCTGACGGTGAACGCGGGGATCCGGTACGACATCGTCACCGGGTTCGCCATCGACCAGTCGACGGTAACGAACTTCCAGAAGATGCAGACGGCGGCGGCGGCTGGCCGGTTCGCCGGCGTGCCGGCGTTCGGGGATTGGGGCAAGAGCCCGCAGGAAGACAAGAACAACATCCAGCCACGCATCGGCATCGCATGGGACGTGCGCGGGAACGGCAAGGACCTCGTCCGCGGCGGCTGGGGAATCTACTACGACTTCGGCTACACGAACGCCAACATCCTGTTCGCCGCGCTGAACACCGTCGGCGGCCAGGGCTCGGTGTACCAGGTCAGCGGCATCTCCTCGGGCATCAAGAATGCCAACGGCACCTTCTTCAAGGTCGGCGACCCGATTGGTGCGATCACGTCGCCCAACGAGATCGCCAATCCGAACGGTCCGTTCTTCAACAGCCACGTCGCCTCGCCGCGCATCCTCCAGCCGTACACCAACCAGTGGTCGGCTGGCTGGTCGCACCAGCTCTCGGCCTCCACGGTGGTCGACATCGACTACGTGGGCACCCGCGGCCACGACCTCGGCGTGCGCTGGGCATTGAACACCCGCATCAATGGCGGTGCCCGCCGCTTCGCGGATCTGGCGTTGAGCCCCGCGAACCCGACGTTCGACCTCAGCGTCGGCGCGAGCAAGTTCGACGGCGTGACCTTCGGGATCCGGCGCCGGATGTCCAAGCACGTGTCGTACAACGCGTGGTACATGCTGTCGAGAGCCACGGGGCTCGGAGGCCTCGCGATTGACGAACTGACCACGAACCTCGTGCAGGACGCCACACAGCCGTTCGCCGACGTTCAGTGGGGCCCGGCGGGCCGGTCCGACGCCCGCCACAAGATCACGATCAGCGCGGTGATCGAGGCGCCCTACGGGATCAACATCTCGCCGATCTTCCGGTACCGCTCGGCGCTGCCCGCCCACATCTTCGACGGTCGGGACCTGAACAAGGACGGCGTGACGAACGACATCGGCCCGACCGCCTACGAGTTCACCGGCCTCAACTCGAACAACCAGCCGACCTGGAAGGAGGTCGGCGCGTGCACGAACATCAACTGCGGGCGCGGCGCACCGCTGTCGCAGATGAACCTGCGCGTGAGCAAGGCGTTCAGGCTCCCGTCGAACATGCACTTCGAGGTGATCGGCGAGATCTTCAACTTGTTCAACGCCATCAACCCGGCGTTCGGTAGCGGCGCGTCGTCGTCGTTCCGCCAGTTCACCGGCACCGGTGCGCCGAACGCCAGCTTCATGGTTCCGACCGCCTATGCGGGTGACAACGGTCAGCCCGAGCAGCGTGTCGGCCAGATCGGCTTCCGGTTCACCTTCTAGAAAAGGATGAAGGATGAAGGATGAAGGATGAAGGATGAAGACGGAACGCTGAACGCTGAACGCTGAACGCAAACGGGGCCGGGCGAGTCACTCGCCCGGCCCCTTCGTTCGTACCCCGATCCCTGACCCCTGTCGCCGAATCCCTCTTCTCTACTTCACCGTGGGCTTCGGCACCGGCTTGAGCTGGTACCCTTTGCGCGACCACACGGTGATGTCCTTGCGCGTCGGCACCTTCACCTCGAGCGTCCGTCGCTTCTTGGTGGGATCGGGGTTGCTGGAGTAGTAGCCCAGCACGTAGTAGTCGCTCGTCTCAGCGTCGATGCGCTTGAGCGCACGGTCGAAGTCGTTCTGGTTGACGACGGCAATGCCGCCGGTCTCGTCGGCCAGGACACGCAGGCTGTCCTGCGACTTGCGAATGTAATCCTGCCACTCGGTCGGATCCACCTGCTCATCGATATCCGGTCCGCCCACCAGGCCCCGCGGGTCGATGGTGTACATCGTC
This is a stretch of genomic DNA from Vicinamibacterales bacterium. It encodes these proteins:
- a CDS encoding sulfatase-like hydrolase/transferase; this encodes MTTSPVPRRSSIGGNRTSGPLALLLLVPFLAACSPPANSPAPRPAAARNLVLVTIDTMRADHVGAYGYTAARTPSLDRLANEGTRFDRAFATAPITLTSHASLLTGRYPPGHGARDNGTPMRGNVPTLGTVLHDRGFATAAFVAAFPLDRRFGLTRGFDVYSDRMPRSSDGRLQNERPGRQVVDEAIAWMNGRDARFFVWVHLFEPHAPYGDPVRDAGRPAVARYDDEIATADRETGRLIDALGSRLRDTLVVVASDHGEAFGEHGEIGHSLFVYDTTLRVALLFRGPGVPAGRTAAAPVSLVDVVPTVMGLLGLSRLDADGIDLRPVIDGAPGPARELYAESFAPLVDFGWSPLRTVRQGRWKAIAAPRPELFDVERDPDERDDLAVQSTDATKAALAGLLSRADRYSGSDLPAADRPAAGGSGQSTDDARSRLSALGYVQGGRATVRGRPDPKDRRGLAARIAQVTSGEITGDALVVSLRSILREDPGNGQMHLRLGDALIGRGSIPEAEAQFAAALSAEVPGADPYIGLAFCQAKHGALDAALRTLRTADRIDPANPVVLANIGVLEARRGQQRTAAAALRQALELDPDLHEARFNLALALARAGQRAGAAHEAQELLRRLPLGAPQRPEVERLLAALR
- a CDS encoding TonB-dependent receptor, whose product is MRRVVLLSVVFALLLALPAMAQQTTGTIAGKIVDQQGAIIPGASITATNAATGFNRTVVSDAVGLYRIAALPVGTYDVKVELSGFQPTERKGVVVNLGQSIDIELQLRVASMAETVTVTGETPLIETTSSAVGGVVDVNKIEAMPLNGRQFANLAMTIAGVGMGFHSDPTKSTQYSPQIAGGNGRNVNYQIDGGDNNDDTVGGLLQLFPLEAIQEFNMITSRYKAEYGRSNGGVMNIVTKGGTNKFGGSWFTMLRDKSLNAETQSEKMADVANVAAGTPATGKNAYRRYQFGGSFGGPIALNKAHFFVAAERTSQTTKQIVDTFGMFPSQDGAFDIPVTENLFTGKATMNLTPNQYLSVRYGRNTNAQVYNASKRSVPDNWGDSTNTFNSINANHNWVLGGTKLNEFIFQYADFQNNITSRSNQPQESFPNGVTIGYNSNTPQTTIQHKFQFRDDFSWHMAGKGGLGHDFKTGVNVIYEPRLFITFNAGSGAYAYTHLDNTRTGPISAISLGSAGAGVNLPMNQYGVYFQDDWRVNDRLTVNAGIRYDIVTGFAIDQSTVTNFQKMQTAAAAGRFAGVPAFGDWGKSPQEDKNNIQPRIGIAWDVRGNGKDLVRGGWGIYYDFGYTNANILFAALNTVGGQGSVYQVSGISSGIKNANGTFFKVGDPIGAITSPNEIANPNGPFFNSHVASPRILQPYTNQWSAGWSHQLSASTVVDIDYVGTRGHDLGVRWALNTRINGGARRFADLALSPANPTFDLSVGASKFDGVTFGIRRRMSKHVSYNAWYMLSRATGLGGLAIDELTTNLVQDATQPFADVQWGPAGRSDARHKITISAVIEAPYGINISPIFRYRSALPAHIFDGRDLNKDGVTNDIGPTAYEFTGLNSNNQPTWKEVGACTNINCGRGAPLSQMNLRVSKAFRLPSNMHFEVIGEIFNLFNAINPAFGSGASSSFRQFTGTGAPNASFMVPTAYAGDNGQPEQRVGQIGFRFTF